One Maribacter sp. HTCC2170 genomic window, CAGGAAAACCAATTTCCTCACAAGAATTTATTGAGCAATTGTTTGGGGATTTACCTTCATTCTTTGCAAGTGAAAATGAATTACGAAAAATTTGGAGTTTGCCAAGCACACGCAAAAAATTGCTAAACGAGCTAAGCGAAAAAGGATACACAAACTCGCAATTGGAAGATTTGAGAAATTTAATTCACGGTGAAGAAAGTGACCTTTTTGATGTGTTAAGCTACGTAGCGTATCACAAAGACCTTGTTCCTCGATTAGAAAGAGCAGGTAAAGCTAAAATCCAGATGAATGACTACAATCCAAAGCAACAGGAGTTTTTGAACTTTGTATTAGAGCAATATGTCAAAGAAGGAGTTGATGAACTGGATGACGCCAAACTTCCAAATTTATTAGAATTGAAGTATCAGGCTATCGCTGACGCCAAAAATGAACTAGGTGCAATTAAGTCAATAAGAGATACCTTTATTGGGTTTCAGGAGTTGTTGTATCGAGATAGGGCAATGTGAGAATGGAGGATGAATTAATCAACTAGTAATCAATTGCAATTTATTGAATATCAGGTTTTAGCAGAACATCTGTTACATTAGGGTAATTAGTAGTTTATTGTTTATTGTAATTCCCTTATCTTCTGTCCAGTTCTCCAATTCTATAGTTGGTTTTAATCTCGTAATATCGAATAAATATTTTTCCATTTTATTTTGTAATAGTGTTTTCATATCGTCTGTTGTAACTAATGAATCATGTATGCTCAACAATGGCATTTCAGGATATTTGGCCGCAATTTTCTTCGCTACACAATCCAAAAGGCAGTATGCCTCAACATGACTTAATAATTGATAAAATTCTACATCTTCATCTTCTTTTATTCGTTGAATAATAGCATAAATAGAGGGGAAAGCAGCAGCAAAGGCCTTGGTCTCCGCCGAACTGTACCCTTTTTTACAGTTAAATACGGTCAGTACCACTTCTTTCATACAGTCTCTTTCAGACTCGTATAATTTCTTGGTTATAAACTCTTTCATGCCCTTGCCATTAATTACTATTCTAAAAGGTTTTCCTGTTTCTAAATCATATTGAATTGGAATTATTTTAATAAGTACATTGTATAAATCCTCGTTGATTACATCACAAGCAAAGGCACGGGCTTCATCAATATCAACTAGAGCGCACAACTCTTGAATCAAATTCATTCCTAGAATTTTGGTTGCACCTATTCTTTCCAAATAATCTATGTCCCGAAAACAAAGACCTTTTAAAATGGCGCATAAAAAATAAGGCTGAGATGTTTTTAAATCAAGGCCAACTAAACCTTTATCTTGATATCTTAAATGCTTTCTAAGGCTTCTGTTTGTCCTTGTGAGGGTTGTGTGAAGTCGGTTGTCCGTTTCAGGTTTTATACTGTAAGTCCATGATTTATCTTCCCATTCTGAAATAAGCTGCATGCTATGAATGTATTTCTGATGGTCATCGTTATTCCGGTAGTAGCTTATCTCGTTGTGGGCATCCTCTCGATTGATACTTAGGTTTTCATCGAACCATCTAACCAAATGTGGGCGTTGCTCTCTGCAAAAATCCATTTGATGGGATTTAGAACTATCTCGTCCCTTTTGGTCGAATTTTTCTAAAACGGATTTATTCCATATTCTAAATGGCACAATTTCACCATGGAAGTATTGTTCAGGAATCCGATATGCAGCACATTTGCCATGAAAGGATGAATGGTTTCTAACTTTTTCAATGAACCTATTTTTAATAAGAAACCTCATGTAATCAGCAGCTTTCCAATCAACCCCTTTCAACTTTTGGGAATCTAAATTGACCCGCATAAAGTCAATTTCATTACCCCGATATGAGGTTGGCATGCTATTGATTAGGCTTACAAAATAAACAGCCTTGTCCAATTCCAATTTGTTCTGTAGTCCAATACTCTCTTTAAGGTCTTCAAGTAATGGCTTTTGAATTATCACTGATTTCATAATCACTACTGATTAAGCCTGATAATGGCAGCTTCAACTTCTTCTCTCTTATAATAGACCCTATTGCCAATACCATAAGACGTCAGTACTCCCTTTTTCGTCCAAATATAAAGTGTGCTAAGGTCGATTTGAAGCATTTTGGCTACATCTGCTCTACTTAAATAATCTATTGGGGCATTTGTTGAAAAGCCTTTTTTTAACTCCTCTAGCTGCTTGCTTAGCCCCTTTAAAATTTCATGTTTTAACTCCTCCGGAGTAACTTGTAAAAATTGAATTGTTTTGCTCATAATATGTCTTTTTTATAATTATTAGAGCTAAACTATAGAATCAAAAAAAGGTGGTAATCCAAGGGGAATAACCTTGTTTTTAAGGTATTGCGATAGCTTGAATCAGTGATTTCAAAGGGGAATTAAAGGGGAATAAAATGAGTCTAAAGGGGAATTAGGTAAGGAGGTGATTAAATTTGTTCAAATCAAGAGACCTTTTATTAAATTTACTCGGTTTGGATTGGTCACCTACGTTCAAATTATAGAAATCCTCGAAGAAGTGTATGTGATTAGTTAGCGATATGTTCTTATTCAAAATACTATTGCTATTCAATACTCTGCAAAAATCTACTAATTCATTTTTTTTGCCCATCCAAAAATAACCACTATTATCAAATCCAACTAATCCATATTCTACGGCTTTGGAATTAACTTCTTTGAATTTCATCAGTTTGTCTTGGAAGATATGTTTTTCTAATTTTTTATTCTTAATTGTTGTTAGAGCTTCAATCTCGGTTTGAGGAAAGTAATCTCCATAGTATTGAGCCATATATGTTAGTGTATCTCTATAGCTTTTAGAATATCTTTCAATAATGATTCTTTGTGCATCATTGCCCTTGAGAGATTTTAGTGACTTAGCAGACCTATTTATATTGCTGACATAAGACTTAACCATTAGTTTGACTTTGAAATCAGTGGTTGACCTATGTGTCCTAATAGTTAAGTCCTTCAAAAAAAACTTCCTTTGATTTTCTATAACCTCATCTAAATGCGCAAGGTATTCTTCTCGATTTTGATAAAATTCATCAGTTAATTCATTGTCAATTTCTATTAATGAATTTTTCATGTAGTGATATATCACAAGTCTTTTAATTTTCATATGAGATTATTCCTTAATTCATCTTCAATTCTTAGTTTCAATTTTAGCCCAAATTCTAGCTAATTGCAAACTATAATCTATAGGCTTTTTACCAATATATTCTAAAAACTGTCTTTCAGTACTATGTGCTGTTATATTCATCAATAAAGGTGTTGGATATTCTGGGTCGCCATAAAAATTCGTTGCAAAAGACCTTCTACAAATATGAGAAGATACAAGTTTAAATTTTTCATAAAGTCCTTTCTTCGTTCGCTCAGTCTCTTTGTCATAAAGATTACCCTCAACCAATTCGTTTATCTGGGCAGATTCACACAATTTTTTTAAGTACCTATTAAAAAGGGTTTTACTACTCTCCAAGTTATTAGTATGTAACGGAGGAAACTGGCTATTTCTTTTATCTAAGATTTTCCTTACTTCTGGATGAATAGGAATTTGAACAATCTTACCTGTCTTTTTTTGATTTAAGACTATAAAGTTAAAACCTTGAATTTTCTGAAACATACTTGTTGATATTCTCAATAAATCAGATACTCTTTGACCGGTATAGCAACCAATAATAAGCCAATCTCTGGCTATCAAAAGTTTTTCTTCTTCCAATTTGGTTTGCTTAATTTTTTCTAGGTCATCAAACGAAAGTGTAACTGTTGGTGACTCTTCTGTAAACCCCATAAAAAATGGTAACTGCTTACTTACTGTAATACCATTTTTATCTGCATCAATACAAATAGTTTTTACAAATTTCAAATAGCGGCCAATAGTATTCATAGAAAGTTTGTCCACATCTGATAGATAGTCAATAAATCTCTCACGAAAGGCTAAATCAATATCCTGAACTAAATACTTTTTTCCTGTATGTTTTTCATAATTAGATAACTTGTTAACTATCGTATGGTATTTTTTAACTGTTGAAAGAGACTTTTGACTGCTTCTTATTTTACTAAGAAAGAATGTACAATACTCGGCTAGAAATTCCTTAGAATCCTCTTTACTATGGCCGTGAAACTTATCAATAATAGTTTCTAACCAATCACCATTTATAGAGTGTGGGGGAACTTTGGTGTCGTTTAGACTTTCATAAACAAAGGCCTCTAATTCTTTTAACTTAACACTTAAATTCTTGTTCTTAGCTTCATTCTGCTTTGGATAGCCAGTAGCCAAGCTCCAACTATTTGGATTTATAAAAACTCCGGTCTTTCTTTTTATACTTTTGCTTTTCCCAAGAGAAAGTCTCATGTAGATTGGGACGTTATTCGCAGAGCTTTGTAATAAATATTTAATTGTAGCCATGATAATTAAATAACTACAAATGTATAATAATATTACATTTTAGTCATTTATTAGTCAGCTTATTTGCAACTAGATGCTACTTATATCAATCCAGTTCAATTACAAAAGAACCGAAATTCAATGGTTTTGATTGTATTTAAATAAATATATGTAGATTTCATTAGAGTTATTTCGATAGACACATTGTACTAATGTAGTCCCTCCGGCTCCACGACACTCAAAAATACCCAGCCGCTTAGAGCATTATAAAATGCCTAGCTTGCTAAAGCATTTTTGAATGATTAGTAAGATGCCCATCGTGATAGCGATGGGTATTTTTATTTGCAACATTGCGAGATATTTGGGAGCAACGAAGCTAACCACTGCGACTCCACAATAACAAATCACTCTTTGCGGAGTGGTTTTATAACTTTTCTATTTATTAAGAAACTGCCTAACCTTAAATGCCCAGCCAATAAATACAAACTGAATTGGCAAGCGAATTAATGCCGCTTTATGGCTACCTATTGCAGGTGTATCTGCAAACACATCCCAAATGTGTATTGGTAAAAAAACCAACATGAGTAATAGTATTCCAGTACTCGCCAATTTAGCATATCTGGGAATCAGCAACAGTAAACCAAAAACAACTTCAAATAAACCAGAGAGATAAATGAGGCTTATTTCAAAAGGCAAAAAACTAGGAACAAATGGTGTATAAAACTCGGGCTTCATAAAATGCTGAATTCCAGCATAAATCATAAACACAGCCAATAGAATTTGTAATACCCTCCAAAATATCTTCATATGCACCCTATTTTTATTGATTTAGTTTACTAATAGCCATTCTTTTCCCGCAATATGAAACAGTTCCATTCTTGTTGAAGAGCGATTTTTAAATCCTTTCCAAGTTTTTCCATTGGAATTTTTAAGGAGGTCAAGGTATTTTGAAATAATAATTAAATACAGTTATAGTAAATTCATTACGAAAATAAACATTTAACAGGAAAAGCTTAATTTTAACTTGTTGCCAAAATTTAAAAGTGAAGTATTCGCTAAACCTAATATGGGTGATTTATTATACTACAAGAACATTATGCTGACCCACCACGTTAATATTTTAAGTGCTATTGTTGACATGGGTGAAAAAAGGGCCAAAAAAGCAATGCGTGATCATTTACTGGAAACCAGAAATAATTATTTATTATCAATTAAAAAACAATGAGTTTTGTAGCCTTTGGAGAAATAATGTTACGTCTAAGTCCTGC contains:
- a CDS encoding helix-turn-helix domain-containing protein, giving the protein MSKTIQFLQVTPEELKHEILKGLSKQLEELKKGFSTNAPIDYLSRADVAKMLQIDLSTLYIWTKKGVLTSYGIGNRVYYKREEVEAAIIRLNQ
- a CDS encoding phage integrase SAM-like domain-containing protein, producing the protein MATIKYLLQSSANNVPIYMRLSLGKSKSIKRKTGVFINPNSWSLATGYPKQNEAKNKNLSVKLKELEAFVYESLNDTKVPPHSINGDWLETIIDKFHGHSKEDSKEFLAEYCTFFLSKIRSSQKSLSTVKKYHTIVNKLSNYEKHTGKKYLVQDIDLAFRERFIDYLSDVDKLSMNTIGRYLKFVKTICIDADKNGITVSKQLPFFMGFTEESPTVTLSFDDLEKIKQTKLEEEKLLIARDWLIIGCYTGQRVSDLLRISTSMFQKIQGFNFIVLNQKKTGKIVQIPIHPEVRKILDKRNSQFPPLHTNNLESSKTLFNRYLKKLCESAQINELVEGNLYDKETERTKKGLYEKFKLVSSHICRRSFATNFYGDPEYPTPLLMNITAHSTERQFLEYIGKKPIDYSLQLARIWAKIETKN
- a CDS encoding MauE/DoxX family redox-associated membrane protein — translated: MKIFWRVLQILLAVFMIYAGIQHFMKPEFYTPFVPSFLPFEISLIYLSGLFEVVFGLLLLIPRYAKLASTGILLLMLVFLPIHIWDVFADTPAIGSHKAALIRLPIQFVFIGWAFKVRQFLNK